Genomic window (Mesorhizobium sp. M4B.F.Ca.ET.058.02.1.1):
TTTTCGGCATAGGCCGGATCGAGGCGCAGCATGAAGCCGTAGTCCTTGATCGTGGTGCCGCAGCCCGATGCGGTGATGACGATAGCATCGAGCCCGCCCTGGTCGATGGCGCGCGTCCAGGCGTCGACGTTCCGCCTCGCCGAGGCAAGGGCTGCCTCCTCGCGGCCCATATGGTGGACGAGCGCGCCGCAGCAGCCCTCGCCTTCCGGCACCACGACATCGACGCCGAGCCTTGTCAGCAGCGAGATGGCCGTCTCGTTGATGGCCGGATCGAGCACCGACTGCGCGCAACCGGTCAGGATGGCAACGCGGCCCTTGCGCGTGCCCTGCCCGGCGTGCACGCCAGGCAAGGCCATTGCCGACACCGCCGGGATCGAGGATGGCGCGAGCCTGAGCATGGCGGCGACAGGCTTTAGCGCCGGCAGCTTTTCGAACAGGCCGATGAACGGCCTGCCGAGCCCGGCCAGCTTCAATGCCGCACGGAAGCGCGAGGGATAGGGCAGCACGAAAGCCAGCATGGCGCGCGTCAGCCGGTCGAGCAGCGGCCGCTTGTAAGTTTGCTGGATATGGGCGCGAGCATGGTCGACCAGATGCATGTAATTGACGCCCGAAGGGCATGTCGTCATGCAGGCGAGGCAGGACAGGCAGCGGTCGATATGGGTGACGATCTCCTTGTCGGCCGGCCGGCCGTTCTCGAGCATGTCCTTGATGAGATAAATCCGCCCGCGCGGCGAATCCAGCTCATTGCCCAAGGTCACATAGGTCGGGCAGGTGGCGGTGCAGAAGCCGCAATGCACGCATTTGCGCAGGATCTTTTCCGATTCCGCGACGTGCGGATCGGCAAGCTGGGCGGCTGAGAAGTTGGTCTGCACCGGGGAGTCCTATTGTCCGAGGAGCCAGCTTTGCGGGTTCTTGACCGGCTCGCCGCGCTGCAGCGCCTGCAGCCCGAGGATGCAGCGGGCGATGAACCAGACAGCAGCGGCAAACATCAGCAGGAAGCCGATCACGAGCATCATAAGGACCACGGAGATCAGCGCGTAGAGCAAACCGATCCAGAAGGTCCTGATCAGGAAGGTGTAGTGGCTTTCGACGAAGCCGCCAGCCTTGCCGCGGTTGATGTAGGCAAGCACGATGCCGACAATGCCGGTGACGCCAATGACGAGGCCGGCGAGATAGAGAATGTAGATGACCAGGGCGTTGGTCGAACCTGGCTCCAGCCAGCGATCGGTCTGGCGCGGTCCGCCGCCCGGGCCTTGATTGATGTTGCTCATTGTGCTGCTCCTTCCGATGAGTGTGCCAGAGTAGCAGAGCTGGAACCCGGCGCCATTCGACCGGGGTTGAGGATATGCTTGGGGTCGAACTCGGCCTTCAGCCGCGCCGACAGCGCCGCCAGATGCGGTGGCTGCGGCTCGAACACCGGCAGAGCGGCGCGATGCGCGGGTGCGGCGCGCACCAGCGTCGCGTGGCCGCCGCCATGCTTGCGGATCAGGCCGCGCAGCAGGTCGGCCTCGGGATCGTTCTCGCGCATCGACAGCCAGACCAGACCGCCCTGCCAATCGTAGAAAGCGTCGACCGCCGCCTGCATGCGCAGGGCCATCACCATGTGATGCGCCTGCGACGGCGCCATCGACACACGCCATACCGGTCTCGCGCCGCCATCGGCGAAGGGTATGCAATCGCGGATATCGCGCCAGATGGCCTTCGACGCCTCGCCGGCGATCTCCTCCAGTGGCCCTGCTTTGCCAAGCAGCTGCTTCAATGCCTCGATGCGATAGACAACGGAAGGGCCAAAACCCTCGACGCGCAGCAGCGTCGCGGCATCGCTGCCATGCTTGCCGGTAGCGACGCGCGCTGTGATGCGCTCAGGCAGGTGCGCGGCGCTCGACACTTCGGCGCTGGAGCCAAGTGCCAGCGCCATGGCGGCCGTCGCCGCCTCGTCGAGCAGGCCACGGATGGCGAGCGTCACCTCGGTCTCCGCCGCCGGCAGCACCTTGAAGGTGACGTCGGTCAGCACGGCGAGCGTGCCCCAGCTTCCCGCCATCAGCTTGGAGAGATCGTAGCCGGTGACGTTCTTGACGACGCGGCCGCCGGACTTGAAGGCCTCGCCGCGACC
Coding sequences:
- a CDS encoding DUF4870 domain-containing protein — protein: MSNINQGPGGGPRQTDRWLEPGSTNALVIYILYLAGLVIGVTGIVGIVLAYINRGKAGGFVESHYTFLIRTFWIGLLYALISVVLMMLVIGFLLMFAAAVWFIARCILGLQALQRGEPVKNPQSWLLGQ
- the glcF gene encoding glycolate oxidase subunit GlcF encodes the protein MQTNFSAAQLADPHVAESEKILRKCVHCGFCTATCPTYVTLGNELDSPRGRIYLIKDMLENGRPADKEIVTHIDRCLSCLACMTTCPSGVNYMHLVDHARAHIQQTYKRPLLDRLTRAMLAFVLPYPSRFRAALKLAGLGRPFIGLFEKLPALKPVAAMLRLAPSSIPAVSAMALPGVHAGQGTRKGRVAILTGCAQSVLDPAINETAISLLTRLGVDVVVPEGEGCCGALVHHMGREEAALASARRNVDAWTRAIDQGGLDAIVITASGCGTTIKDYGFMLRLDPAYAEKAARVSALAKDITEYLAGLDLPEPLRKPGTVVAYHSACSMQHGQKITRQPKELLARAGFVVREPREGHLCCGSAGTYNILQPEISAKLRDRKVKNIESTGAEIVATGNIGCITQIASAAKLPVVHTIKLLDWAYGGPKPEGVADSTMVAAE
- a CDS encoding FAD-binding protein, yielding MTTFTPISSAEVLSTIQWAAAEEAPLEILGHGSKRGIGRPLQAEHTLGLSKLTGITLYEPAELVLSAKAGTALAEIERLLAENGQQFAFEPMDYGRLLGGEPGKGTIGGVLAANLSGPRRLKAGAARDHILGVGAISGRGEAFKSGGRVVKNVTGYDLSKLMAGSWGTLAVLTDVTFKVLPAAETEVTLAIRGLLDEAATAAMALALGSSAEVSSAAHLPERITARVATGKHGSDAATLLRVEGFGPSVVYRIEALKQLLGKAGPLEEIAGEASKAIWRDIRDCIPFADGGARPVWRVSMAPSQAHHMVMALRMQAAVDAFYDWQGGLVWLSMRENDPEADLLRGLIRKHGGGHATLVRAAPAHRAALPVFEPQPPHLAALSARLKAEFDPKHILNPGRMAPGSSSATLAHSSEGAAQ